In Pseudohongiella acticola, the sequence AAAAGACGATAAATAAAACAGCCTGGCTGATGGACTATGTCGAAAAGAGATTATTACGAAGTACTGGATGTTGGTCGCGATGCGACGGAAGCGGAACTGAAAAAAGCCTACCGTCGTGTTGCGATGAAGCACCACCCCGACCGGAATCCTGATAACAAGGAGTCCGAAGACAAATTCAAGGAAGCCAACGAGGCTTTTGAGGTACTGTCTGATCCCGAGAAAAAGGCACGTTATGATCAATACGGTCATGCCGGTGTCAATCCTCAGGGTGGAGGCGGCGGTGCCGGTGATTTCGGGGATATCTTCAGCGATATTTTCGGCGATATTTTTGGAGGCAGCGGCGGCCGGGGTGGTCGCGCAGGCGTGCGCAAAGGCGCAGATCTGCGTTACAACCTGGAGCTGGACCTGGAAAACGCTGTCAAAGGCACTACGGTCAAGATCCGCATCCCGACCGCGGTAAACTGCGGCAGTTGCAGCGGCACCGGGGCAAAGAAGGGTTCGTCGCCGGTCGACTGCGCTACCTGTAACGGCATTGGCCAGGTCCGTATGCAGCAGGGGTTTTTCTCTGTTCAGCAGACCTGCCCGCGGTGTCAGGGCAGTGGCAAACAGATCAAGGATCCGTGTAATACCTGCCATGGCCGCGGCCAGGTTGAAGAACAGAAGACCCTGTCTGTCAAAGTGCCTGCCGGCGTCGATGAGGGTGATCGCATTCGTCTGACAGGAGAAGGCCAGGCGGGCGTCAATGGCGGCCCGCCCGGGGACCTGTATGTGCAGGTTCACATGCGAGCGCACAAACTGTTTGTCCGCGACGGTCGCGACCTGCACTGCGAAATCCCCATCAGCTTTGTTGATGCGGCGTTGGGTGGAGAGCTTGAAGTACCGACACTGGACGGACGTGTGAAGCTGAAGATTCCGGCGGAAACCCAGACCGGCAAACTTTTCCGTTTGCGCGGCAAAGGTGTGACGTCTGTCAGAGGTGGGCCGGCTGGTGACCTGTTATGCCGAGTGGTTGTGGAAACACCGGTAAAACTGACGCGTCGACAGAAAGAGATTCTGCAGGAATTTCAGAAGATCGGCGAAAGTGAAGGTCAGCAATCACCCAAGATGACATCGTGGTTTGATGGTGTGAAAAAATTCGTAGACGATCTGCGAGCCTGATGCTTTCATGCATCAGCAAAACAAAAAAGGCGCCAATAGGCGCCTTTTTTGTATGTTCAGATGAGTGGTATCACGCTGCATTGAAGGCCTGTAAAACCTTGCCGTGCGCATCCGGTGTCAGTCTGGGGCCGAACTCGGAAACCACGGTCGCCGCGGCCAGGCTGGCGAGTTCACCAGCGCGCTGAAAACTCATGCCCTGGGTCAGGCCATACATAAATGCGCCAGAGAACATGTCGCCGGCGCCGTTGGTGTCGACGGCCTTGACGTTGTGTGCGGCGATGTCGATATAGTTGTCACCATCAAACAGTCGCGCCCCGCGTGCCCCCCGGGTGACGGCAAACTGCCGGGCGATGGTTTTGAGTTTGCTGCAGGCTGCGTCGAAATTTTCTTCGTCGGCCCATGTCATGGCTTCCTTCTCATTGCAGAAAAGCAGGTCGACACCCTCGCCGAGTACTTCGTTAACGCCTGCTTTAAAGTACTCGACCATGGCTGGGTCGGAGAACGTCATGGCGGTTTTTACCTGACTGTCTTCGGCAATCTGTTTCAGGCGTTTGGCCGCTGCACGGGCGGAATCAGAGGTCACCAGGTAACCTTCAATATAAATGTATTTGGCCTGCTTGACCGACTCGGTCTTCAGTTCCTGTTCTGATACATACTGTGAAATACCCAGGTGGGTCAGCATGGTTCGTTCTGCATCAGGTGTCACCATGACAACGCAGCGCCCCGTTGTTCCGGTTTCACGCTGGGGCAACAAATTGGTTTCAATGTTGTGATCGCCCAGTTCAGCCATGTAAAAATCACCGGGTTCATCATTGGCGACCTTGCATGAATAAAATGCCTTGCCGCCAAACTGGCTCAAGGCATACAGGGAGTTGGCGGCAGAGCCACCCCCGGCCTGTTTTTTGAGAGGATAACGACTGGCCAGCAGGTCGAGCAACTGCTGCTGTTTGTCTTCTTCAATCAGGGTCATGAACCCCTTTTCGATACCGGCTTCGGCAAAGAAGCTGTCTTCAACTTCGAACTCTTTGTCGACCAATGCATTGCCAATGCCATATACATCATAGTGGTTCATAACAGCTGTCCTTCTTCTATTTTTTACTGGGAATACGCGTTTCGATCGGCAAAACTATCTCGGAAAAACCATTAAAGGGAAGCGAATGCCTTTTTCGCCGCCGCCATGGTTGTGTCCAGTTCCGCCTGGCCGTGCGCCGCTGACACGAAGCCGGCTTCGAATGCCGAGGGGGCAAGATAAACATTGTTGTTCAACATGACATGGAAGTATTTTCGGAACTGCTCCACATTGCAGGCCATGACCTGATCAAATCGGGTAATGCTGTCTTCGCCCGAGAAGAAGCAGCCGAACATGCCGCCGACCTGATTTGTAGTGAAAGGGATACCTGCTGCCCTGGCCTGCTCTTTTAAACCCGCAAGCATGGCTTCGGTGGTCGCGCCAAGCTCTTCATAAAAGCCCGGTTTCTGGATTTCCCGCAGCATGGCCTGGCCTGCTGCCACGGCCAGCGGGCTGCCTGACAATGTGCCTGCCTGATACACGCCGCCCTGAGGGGCAATACAATCCATGATGTCTTTGCGGCCGCCAAAGGCACCCACTGGCAGACCGCCGCCAATGACCTTGCCCAGAGCTGTCAGATCCGGTTTGATGCCATAGACAGACTGTGCACCACCCAAGGCGACACGGAAGCCGGTCATGACCTCGTCAAAAATCAGCACGCTGCCATGTTCGGTGCAAAGTTCGCGCATGGTTTCCAGAAAACCCGGCACTGGTGGCACCATGTTCATGTTGCCGGCGATAGGTTCCACTATAATGCAGGCGATTTCGTCGCCATGCTCTTTGAACAGGGCCTTCATGGCTTCAATGTCGTTGTAGGGCAGCACATAGGTCAGATCGGTGTAGGCTTTGGGTACGCCGAGGGAGTCTGGCTCGCCGAGGGTGAGGGCGCCGGAACCGGCTTTGACCAGCAAACCATCAACGTGGCCATGGTAACAGCCTTCAAATTTGACCACTTTGTCGCGCCGTGTATAACCACGCGCGAGACGGATTGCGCTCATGGTGGCTTCGGTGCCAGACGTTACCAGCCGCACGCGCTCGATCGACGGCACCAGCTTGCAAATGGTGCGTGCGATATCGACCTCAGCGGCGGTTGATGCGCCATAACCCAGGCCGCGACTCAATTGTTCCTGCAGCGCACCGATCACCGCCGGGTGACAATGTCCCAGAATAAGTGGGCCCCAGGCGCCGACGTAGTCGACATAACGATTGTTGTCCTCGTCGATCAGCCAGGCACCTTCGCCATGGTTAAAAAACAGTGGGGTGCCGCCGACGCCACGGAATGCCCGTACCGGCGAATTGACGCCACCCGGAATGAACTGTTGAGCCTCATCAAACAGGGTTGCCGAGCGCTCACTGGCATGGGGGTTGTCGGGGGTGGTGTTAGCCATAAGTACCTCTGGTTACAGGTTGTTTAAAATAAATTGTTGAGTTCGCGCGCACGGGCCCGAATGTCGGGGGCGGCGAACAGATGATTAATCACCGCCAGCATGTCGGCACCGGCAG encodes:
- the dnaJ gene encoding molecular chaperone DnaJ, coding for MSKRDYYEVLDVGRDATEAELKKAYRRVAMKHHPDRNPDNKESEDKFKEANEAFEVLSDPEKKARYDQYGHAGVNPQGGGGGAGDFGDIFSDIFGDIFGGSGGRGGRAGVRKGADLRYNLELDLENAVKGTTVKIRIPTAVNCGSCSGTGAKKGSSPVDCATCNGIGQVRMQQGFFSVQQTCPRCQGSGKQIKDPCNTCHGRGQVEEQKTLSVKVPAGVDEGDRIRLTGEGQAGVNGGPPGDLYVQVHMRAHKLFVRDGRDLHCEIPISFVDAALGGELEVPTLDGRVKLKIPAETQTGKLFRLRGKGVTSVRGGPAGDLLCRVVVETPVKLTRRQKEILQEFQKIGESEGQQSPKMTSWFDGVKKFVDDLRA
- a CDS encoding adenosine kinase, producing the protein MNHYDVYGIGNALVDKEFEVEDSFFAEAGIEKGFMTLIEEDKQQQLLDLLASRYPLKKQAGGGSAANSLYALSQFGGKAFYSCKVANDEPGDFYMAELGDHNIETNLLPQRETGTTGRCVVMVTPDAERTMLTHLGISQYVSEQELKTESVKQAKYIYIEGYLVTSDSARAAAKRLKQIAEDSQVKTAMTFSDPAMVEYFKAGVNEVLGEGVDLLFCNEKEAMTWADEENFDAACSKLKTIARQFAVTRGARGARLFDGDNYIDIAAHNVKAVDTNGAGDMFSGAFMYGLTQGMSFQRAGELASLAAATVVSEFGPRLTPDAHGKVLQAFNAA
- the hemL gene encoding glutamate-1-semialdehyde 2,1-aminomutase; the encoded protein is MANTTPDNPHASERSATLFDEAQQFIPGGVNSPVRAFRGVGGTPLFFNHGEGAWLIDEDNNRYVDYVGAWGPLILGHCHPAVIGALQEQLSRGLGYGASTAAEVDIARTICKLVPSIERVRLVTSGTEATMSAIRLARGYTRRDKVVKFEGCYHGHVDGLLVKAGSGALTLGEPDSLGVPKAYTDLTYVLPYNDIEAMKALFKEHGDEIACIIVEPIAGNMNMVPPVPGFLETMRELCTEHGSVLIFDEVMTGFRVALGGAQSVYGIKPDLTALGKVIGGGLPVGAFGGRKDIMDCIAPQGGVYQAGTLSGSPLAVAAGQAMLREIQKPGFYEELGATTEAMLAGLKEQARAAGIPFTTNQVGGMFGCFFSGEDSITRFDQVMACNVEQFRKYFHVMLNNNVYLAPSAFEAGFVSAAHGQAELDTTMAAAKKAFASL